One genomic region from Streptomyces sp. NBC_00457 encodes:
- a CDS encoding nuclear transport factor 2 family protein: protein MDSSNVIETLWDRIQARDWAGVAELLAEDVVVEWPISLERIIGRENFVAVNREYPEGWSIRVLKVVAEGEEVVSEVEVPHDSLGVFRAASFWTVRDGQIVRGTEYWTSLGADPRPEWRAAFVESM from the coding sequence ATGGATTCTTCGAACGTGATTGAGACCCTGTGGGACCGGATCCAGGCTCGGGACTGGGCGGGCGTCGCCGAGTTGCTCGCGGAGGATGTCGTAGTCGAGTGGCCGATCAGCCTCGAGCGCATCATCGGCCGGGAAAACTTCGTCGCGGTGAACCGTGAATATCCGGAGGGCTGGTCGATCCGGGTGCTCAAGGTGGTGGCCGAGGGCGAGGAAGTCGTCTCCGAAGTCGAAGTGCCACACGACAGTCTTGGCGTCTTCCGCGCAGCATCGTTCTGGACTGTCCGTGACGGGCAGATCGTCCGTGGAACGGAGTACTGGACGAGCCTGGGAGCGGACCCTCGGCCTGAATGGCGGGCCGCCTTCGTCGAA
- a CDS encoding PHP domain-containing protein, whose amino-acid sequence MGHGHHHIHGHGHAHDHSHDHESAPALPAAFDASVPDEALTPEQQSRRTMLRRTGLLGAGLAAGSVLATTAGSTAAAAAPAAPLGSSPKNGFLWLAGDHHIHTQYSNDGKYRVVDQVRQGAKHGMDWLVITDHGNVTHAKIGVEKVNPDIRDARDAYEDTLVFQGLEWNIPGAEHGTVFVHPGKNEVSVLKQFETDYDGSVKGASDSTPANEALAIAGLNFLAQQVQRRKVKDALMLANHPARRGVDSPHEIRGWRDATGRGHQVAVGFEGAPGHQAGGIAKPLGMGRARGIYDNNPSANSFAGYPLESYRTWGGFDWMTATVGGLWDSLLAEGKPWWITANSDSHNVYTDTAKRGGPDSDYLANGKHTDPVYRGTIDLTEGDYWPGQYSRTHVGSAGFNYAAVMDGIRAGRIWVDHGQLISGLDVRVSGGYRWATLGGALHVRKGTRVTMTADIALAGGPNWAGFLPKLARVDVIQGEVTGAAADKDTFTAPTAKVVKSYEVNKSTGTVRLTYDLGRVDRPLYVRLRGTDGNRSAVGAMGAAVDPAGPAIDVVGDADPWADLWFYANPVWVLPS is encoded by the coding sequence ATGGGACACGGGCATCACCACATACACGGTCACGGCCACGCGCACGATCACAGCCACGATCACGAGTCGGCTCCGGCGCTGCCCGCCGCCTTCGATGCCTCCGTCCCCGACGAGGCCCTGACCCCCGAGCAGCAGTCGCGCCGCACGATGCTGCGCCGTACCGGCCTGCTCGGCGCGGGCCTGGCGGCCGGCAGCGTGCTGGCCACAACGGCCGGTTCCACCGCGGCGGCCGCCGCTCCCGCCGCGCCCCTCGGCAGCAGCCCCAAGAACGGTTTCCTCTGGCTGGCCGGCGACCACCACATCCACACCCAGTACAGCAACGACGGCAAGTACCGCGTCGTCGACCAGGTGCGCCAGGGCGCCAAGCACGGCATGGACTGGCTGGTCATCACCGACCACGGCAATGTCACCCACGCCAAGATCGGTGTGGAGAAGGTCAACCCGGACATCCGCGACGCGCGTGACGCCTACGAGGACACCCTCGTCTTCCAGGGCCTGGAGTGGAACATCCCGGGCGCCGAGCACGGAACCGTCTTCGTGCACCCGGGCAAGAACGAGGTCTCGGTACTGAAGCAGTTCGAAACCGACTACGACGGCTCGGTCAAGGGCGCCTCCGACTCCACCCCGGCCAACGAGGCCCTCGCCATCGCCGGCCTCAACTTCCTTGCCCAGCAGGTCCAGCGGCGCAAGGTCAAGGACGCGCTGATGCTCGCCAACCACCCGGCGCGGCGCGGTGTCGACTCCCCGCACGAGATCCGCGGCTGGCGTGACGCCACCGGCAGGGGCCACCAGGTGGCCGTCGGCTTCGAGGGCGCCCCCGGCCACCAGGCCGGCGGTATCGCCAAGCCGCTCGGAATGGGCCGGGCCCGCGGCATCTACGACAACAACCCCAGCGCCAACTCCTTCGCCGGCTACCCGCTGGAGAGCTACCGCACCTGGGGCGGCTTCGACTGGATGACCGCCACCGTCGGCGGCCTGTGGGACAGCCTCCTCGCCGAGGGCAAGCCCTGGTGGATCACCGCCAACTCCGACTCCCACAACGTCTACACGGACACCGCCAAGCGCGGCGGCCCGGACAGCGACTACCTCGCCAACGGCAAGCACACCGACCCCGTCTACCGGGGCACGATCGACCTCACCGAAGGCGACTACTGGCCCGGCCAGTACAGCCGTACCCACGTCGGCTCCGCCGGCTTCAACTACGCCGCCGTCATGGACGGCATCCGCGCGGGCCGCATCTGGGTCGACCACGGACAGCTCATCAGCGGCCTCGACGTCCGTGTCTCCGGCGGCTACCGCTGGGCCACGCTGGGCGGCGCCCTGCATGTCCGCAAGGGCACGCGGGTGACCATGACGGCGGACATTGCGCTGGCCGGCGGCCCCAACTGGGCCGGTTTCCTGCCGAAGCTGGCGCGCGTCGACGTCATCCAGGGCGAGGTCACGGGCGCGGCCGCGGACAAGGACACGTTCACCGCGCCGACGGCGAAGGTCGTGAAGTCGTACGAGGTGAACAAGTCGACGGGCACGGTCAGGCTCACGTACGACCTCGGGCGGGTCGACCGTCCGCTGTACGTCCGCCTGCGCGGCACCGACGGCAACCGGTCCGCGGTCGGCGCGATGGGTGCGGCCGTCGACCCGGCGGGCCCGGCCATCGACGTCGTCGGCGACGCCGACCCGTGGGCCGACCTGTGGTTCTACGCCAACCCCGTGTGGGTCCTGCCCTCGTGA